The DNA sequence AAAGCTAAATGTCCACCTGCACTGCCGCCCATGATTACAATCTTTTTTGGATCAATATTCAGTTCACTTGCGTGGTTAATTAAGTAAATCAGCATACAACGGGTATCTTCTATTGCAGCAGGGGCGGTTGCTTGCGAGGAAAGTCGATATTCCATATTTGCAACAGCGAAACCAGCCTCAAAAAAGGCATTAAAGCCTGTTTGGCTTTCTTTTACCCCCTTTTTCCATCCGCCACCATGAATGTTTATTATGATAGGGGTCGGTATTGCTAAATTTGCATTAATATACAAATCAACTTTACCTTCCCAATCTCCCTCTTTGGTATAAACAGTGTTTAATTTGGATGAATAATCTTTCGGGAAAGCGACTGGTTTATAAATTTCTAAACTATTCTGCGAAAAACTAGAAAAACAAATAAGGAAAAGTACTAAACAATAATTTTTTTTGTCCATATATTTTTTTTAATGTAAAATAATATCACTACTAAAATAGAGATTATAGGAAAATAAATAAAAGCAAACAAATATAACTAATGGTTTCATTTATTTTTTTTATTTATGATTTTATTTTGGTAAACCAGTTTGGTAAACCAAAATAAGTTAACTTTGATTTAAATAAATAAATACATCAAAATGCAAAAACTTACCGGTTTAATTTCAATTAATAAAAAAATATTATTATTCTTCGGAATGCTATTATTTAGCGGGATAAAAGCACAGATCGTTTACACGACTGTTTCAAGTTTAGTTTCTGCAGTAAATGCTGCAAGCGCAACGGGCGGTACTTTTATTTTAAAAGATGGAACATATAACAATGCTTCATTAAGTATTTCAGCTATTGCTGCAGCAGATAAGCCAATTATAATTCAGTCCCAAACAATTGGAGGTGTCACACTAACAGGTAAATCTTATGTTTCATTTGGTTATGGTGCACAATATATTACGTTGCAAGGATTTAAATTTAACTGTACTGGAACTACTACACTTATTAAATTTCAAGGAAATAATAATATCAGAATTACTCGGAATGATTTTACATTGACCGTTCCTGATGGAGTTACCGGTGTTAAATGGATTTTGATAGGTGGTGTTTATAATGATACCACTCCACCATATCAATTTTTAAGTCATCATAACAGAATAGATCATAATAATTTTCATGACAAAAATACTTTAGGAAATTTTATAACGATTGACGGTACAAATTCCGTACAGGTATCTCAATATGATAGAATTGATCATAATTTATTTAGAAATAATGGGCCAAGAGCGGTTAATGAGCAAGAAGCAGTAAGAATGGGTTGGAGCGCAATGTCTAATTCAAGTGCCTACACAATACTTGAAAACAACCTGTTCGAAAACTGTGATGGAGACCCCGAAATAGTTTCTGTAAAGTCTTGTGATAACATTATTAGACACAATACTTTTAGCGGAAATTATGGATCCTTATCATTAAGAAGTGGCAGAAGAAATCTAGTAGATGGCAATTATTTCTTTGGGAATAAAAGACCTGTTGGTCTTGCAGGAGATGGAGTATCACATGTATATACTGGTGGAGTAAGAATTTACGGTCTTGACCATATTATTGTCAATAATTATTTCGAAGGATTAAACGGAACTAAATTTGACGCTCCAATTTCCCTTACGCAAGGTGATGATATTGGGTATTCCGGAGCAAACTGTACACCCGATTCCGGTTTAAACTGAACAGGTAATTCCGGTGCAAACTGTACACCCTGATTCCGGTTCAAAGTGAACAGTTTTGATGATGATTTTTTCTCCTACTTTGTGATCTAATCACATGGGTATGGCTAATAAATCAATAGGATCAATTATGATACGAGAAATCATCAGGCTGAAGGACAATGGTCTTTCGAACAATCAAATATCCAAAAGCCTTGGAAAATCAAGGACAACCATTATCAAATATCTTTGTTTGATAGAGAAATCTGGAATTTGCTTCAAAGAACTCCTTGAACTCGAAGGGGAAGAATTATCTGAACTTTTCGAAGTTCCCAATGAGTTAGATTTACTTAATAGAGATCAGATTCACAAAGATTTATATTCCATTTTTCCTTATATCGAAAAGGAATTAAAGCGTGTGGGTGTCACCCGTCAGATTCTCTGGACTGAGTACAAGACAAAGCATCCTCAGGGGGTTATGTACAGTCAGTTCTGCGAACATTACAACAAATGGAACCGAAAATCAGAAGGTTACATGCCCACTACCCACAAAGCGGGAGAAAAACTCTTCATAGATTATGCGGGCAAAAAACTCCACATCATCGACAAGGATACTGGTGAAATAAAGCCAGTGGAAGTTTTTGTTGCCACCCTTGGTGCAAGCCAATACACTTATGTAGAAGCCTCTTTTTCGCAACAAATTCCTGACTTTATAGGTAGTGTTCAAAACTGTTTGCATTATCTGGGAGGGGTTCCAGCTTGCATTATTCCCGACAATTTAAAATCAGCAGTAACCAAATCCCATAGATACGAGCCGCATGTAAACGAACAATTTGCCTGCTTTGCTTCGCATTACGACACTTCAATTATGCCTGCAAGAGCTTTGAAACCCAAGGACAAATCTTTAGTTGAAGGTGCCGTGAATATCACTTATACCCGCATATATGCAGCTTTAAGAGATAAAGAATTTTATAGCATTGCTGAATTGAATGTGGCAATAAAGAAACTTCTTTTGACTTACAACCAAACCCCTTTTCAAAAAAAACACAGTAGTCGTACATCTCTATTTTTAGAAATTGAAAAGGATGCTTTAAAGTCATTGCCTATGGAGAAATATGAGCTTAGAGACTACAAAATTGCCACCGTACAGAAGAATTGCCATGCCTATTATTCTGCTGACAAAAACTATTACAGCGTACCCAACGCCTATATCGGAAAGAAAGTAAAGTTGGTTCTTACCCAAAGCGTGGTGGAAATCTACCACAACCAAGCCCGAATCGCACTACATCCACGCAGTCGCAAGGCTTATGATTATGTGACCATAAAGGAACACATGCCTGTAAACCACACCTACAATAGCGATTGGAGTTCGGAATTTTTTATCTCCTGGGCACAAAAAATAGGCAATCATACAAAGGAGTATATCGAGAAAATATTGGATAAAAAGCAGTATCCTGAACAGAGCTACAAGAGTTGCATGGGAATATTGAGCATGGAATCCAAGATAGGAAAGCAGCGTTTGGATAACGCCTGTAAACGGGCACTGAGCTACGATGCTATAAGCTACAATTCTATCAAAAACATTTTAGAAAGAGGACTTGATAAAGAAGAGGAACAAGCCGATTTATTCAACGTATCCATTTCTAATCATGACAATATCAGAGGATCAAAATATTATGCTTAACAATTTAAATAAAACTAAATTATGAATACAAATGCCACTATTGAAAAGATGCAGAAAATGCGTTTAAACGGAATGAAAAGAGCGTATGAATCTTCATTCGAAACCAGAAACCAGGACACTTTTACCAACGATGAGTTCATTGCATGGCTTATTGAGTCTGAAGATAATGGACGTAACAACAGCCGAACCGAGCGATTACTCAAAAATGCAAAGTTCCATTATCAGGCATCATTAGAGGAAATAAGCTATACCGGCGATCGCAATATTGATCGAAATCTCCTCAGCCGTTTATCGGACTGTTCCTTTATTGACAGAAATGAAAACATACTCATTACAGGTTGTACAGGAACCGGAAAGAGCTTTTTGGCCACAGCCTTGGGACATCAAAGTTGCATCAAAGGATATAAAGTCTTGTACTATAATTTGGGCAAACTCTTCCAGAAATTAATGATGGCAAAAGCAGATGGTTCCTACATCAAGGAACTCAACAAAATAGAAAGTCATGATTTATTGATTATCGACGACTTTGGACTGCAAGCCATAAATAATGAAAAGCAGATGATACTAATGGATTTGATAGAGGATAGAAATCAAAAAAGAGCAACCATCTTTTGCTCACAGCTACCGGTAAAAAACTGGTATGATCTTATTGAAGAAAAAACAATTGCAGATGCTATTTTGGATCGGATTATTCACTCAGCAATCCGCTTTGAACTGCAAGGGGAATCCATGAGAAAAAAAATGAAAAAGTAATAAATAATTTTGTCTAATTTTAACCCAAGAAATCATCATCAAAACCACTGTCCACTTTGGTCGGAATTAGGTGTTCACTTTCATCGGAATAGTCAATATTGACACTAATACTAAAACTGGTGGTTTAACCAATCATTTCCGTGCGGAAAGAGTGGTTATTACAAATAACACATTTGTAAATAATGTTAATGGTATTGAAATAGGATTTAGTAACAATGGTAATTATAATAAACCTCTACTCAATGTTACTATTACCAATAATATAATCACTAGTTCTATGAATAGTTTGGTAACTATAATGGATGGAAAAGATCAAGGATCTGCCATTACTTGGTCAAACAACATTATGTATCCGACAGGTTCAGCAACAACTTTAGCAGGAGGAACAATCACAACGTCCTTTTCCACAAGTCAAGCAGTAAACGAAAATCCATTTCTGGCAGTAGATGCTTCGACTTCTACGGCGAACAATAATAATTGGAAAGCGACCGTTGCGACTCCGTCTTATAACAATGCAACATATGCTAATGTAACCCAAATATCACCAATTATAACTGATATAGATGGACAAATAAGACCTTCACCAAATAGAAACCCCGGAGCAGATCAATATGATATAATAAATCCAGTACTTAATCCACCAATGACAGAATCAACTGTAGGTCCTTTTGCTTATGAAACTTCATTATCAGTGAAAAATAATGAATTTAATAATTTAATTCTTATTTATCCAATACCTTCTAAAAATAATTTGACTATTAAATCCACAAGTTCTTCAATTGCAAAAATTGTCATTTATGCGATGGATGGCAGAAAAGTTTTAGAAAAAAACACAAAAATCACATCCAGCTTTAATTTAGACACTTCGAGTTTAATGAATGGAAATTATATTTTAACTGTTTTTGATAATTCCTTAAAATCAGTAATGTCTAAACATATTATAATTGCGCATTAAAAATCATTAATTTTATAAAAACTTGAGTTCGAGTAGTAACTTCTTATGTGAAATATTAACGGAACTTAAGTTTAATTTTTAATTCAAAAACTTTTCTTGCTATTTATACCGAAAATAAATCTAACCTTATGTAGATTTTATAATTTTAAATCCTTTAAAAATTACTAGTTTTCCACAATAAATCGCCTGTAACCACCTTGGATTTTAATAACATAGACCCCATTCACTAAATTACTCACTTCAATTTGACCTTTTTTATTATTGATTTCTTTGTTAATGATTAATCGTCCCGATGTATCGTAAATGCTAACATTCCCAATATTTTTATCAGAAATAATTGTTATACTTTCACCTTTTGTTGGATTTGGGTAAATTATAATGCCTTTAGAATTAATAGAATTATCTTTAACTTCTAATATAGTATTATTGCCCAAAAACCCTATTGTCACTCCAACATCTGTAACCTTGAAGGGAAATTTTGAACCGCCCGCAGCAAATTCTTCTGCTCCAGCATCATACAAAGGCTTTCTGATACCCCCTAAAATATCTTTTGTGAGAAAATGATAACTCCCTATTGCCGCAC is a window from the Kaistella flava (ex Peng et al. 2021) genome containing:
- a CDS encoding alpha/beta hydrolase; this translates as MDKKNYCLVLFLICFSSFSQNSLEIYKPVAFPKDYSSKLNTVYTKEGDWEGKVDLYINANLAIPTPIIINIHGGGWKKGVKESQTGFNAFFEAGFAVANMEYRLSSQATAPAAIEDTRCMLIYLINHASELNIDPKKIVIMGGSAGGHLALMGGLLENDHRFDTKCMTQEKIKVAAIIDKYGISDLYDWSYGKLKSKSALEWLGTKASDYEFIESVSPINYITKNSPPTFIVHGDADPTVPYQQSVNLYNKLQKNMVESEFITVKNGLHGKFDKEKNKELNIAIIKFLSKYIN
- a CDS encoding polysaccharide lyase 6 family protein codes for the protein MQKLTGLISINKKILLFFGMLLFSGIKAQIVYTTVSSLVSAVNAASATGGTFILKDGTYNNASLSISAIAAADKPIIIQSQTIGGVTLTGKSYVSFGYGAQYITLQGFKFNCTGTTTLIKFQGNNNIRITRNDFTLTVPDGVTGVKWILIGGVYNDTTPPYQFLSHHNRIDHNNFHDKNTLGNFITIDGTNSVQVSQYDRIDHNLFRNNGPRAVNEQEAVRMGWSAMSNSSAYTILENNLFENCDGDPEIVSVKSCDNIIRHNTFSGNYGSLSLRSGRRNLVDGNYFFGNKRPVGLAGDGVSHVYTGGVRIYGLDHIIVNNYFEGLNGTKFDAPISLTQGDDIGYSGANCTPDSGLN
- the istA gene encoding IS21 family transposase, translated to MIREIIRLKDNGLSNNQISKSLGKSRTTIIKYLCLIEKSGICFKELLELEGEELSELFEVPNELDLLNRDQIHKDLYSIFPYIEKELKRVGVTRQILWTEYKTKHPQGVMYSQFCEHYNKWNRKSEGYMPTTHKAGEKLFIDYAGKKLHIIDKDTGEIKPVEVFVATLGASQYTYVEASFSQQIPDFIGSVQNCLHYLGGVPACIIPDNLKSAVTKSHRYEPHVNEQFACFASHYDTSIMPARALKPKDKSLVEGAVNITYTRIYAALRDKEFYSIAELNVAIKKLLLTYNQTPFQKKHSSRTSLFLEIEKDALKSLPMEKYELRDYKIATVQKNCHAYYSADKNYYSVPNAYIGKKVKLVLTQSVVEIYHNQARIALHPRSRKAYDYVTIKEHMPVNHTYNSDWSSEFFISWAQKIGNHTKEYIEKILDKKQYPEQSYKSCMGILSMESKIGKQRLDNACKRALSYDAISYNSIKNILERGLDKEEEQADLFNVSISNHDNIRGSKYYA
- the istB gene encoding IS21-like element helper ATPase IstB codes for the protein MNTNATIEKMQKMRLNGMKRAYESSFETRNQDTFTNDEFIAWLIESEDNGRNNSRTERLLKNAKFHYQASLEEISYTGDRNIDRNLLSRLSDCSFIDRNENILITGCTGTGKSFLATALGHQSCIKGYKVLYYNLGKLFQKLMMAKADGSYIKELNKIESHDLLIIDDFGLQAINNEKQMILMDLIEDRNQKRATIFCSQLPVKNWYDLIEEKTIADAILDRIIHSAIRFELQGESMRKKMKK
- a CDS encoding T9SS type A sorting domain-containing protein, coding for MFTFIGIVNIDTNTKTGGLTNHFRAERVVITNNTFVNNVNGIEIGFSNNGNYNKPLLNVTITNNIITSSMNSLVTIMDGKDQGSAITWSNNIMYPTGSATTLAGGTITTSFSTSQAVNENPFLAVDASTSTANNNNWKATVATPSYNNATYANVTQISPIITDIDGQIRPSPNRNPGADQYDIINPVLNPPMTESTVGPFAYETSLSVKNNEFNNLILIYPIPSKNNLTIKSTSSSIAKIVIYAMDGRKVLEKNTKITSSFNLDTSSLMNGNYILTVFDNSLKSVMSKHIIIAH